The genome window ACACGACCGCAGCCAGCAGAGTGGCGCCGACGACGGTCACCCATGTCGGGAGGTTTCGTTCCTGTGCGCGGCACGAGAACGCTGAGGACGTCCCGAGGGCGAGCGGTTGCGCCGACGAGATCGCCTCGGCAGCACCGATCGTCACCGGCACCACTAAGGACGCGGCGGGTCGGCGGCTTCCGCGACAGCCGTCCACGAGCCTGGTTCGGGGAGGTCGATGGTCGCCGAGCGCAGACCTTCATCCGAGTCGACCTCCATGGGCTGCACCGCACTTCCATCAGCTCCGAGGCCTGCGCAGTTACGGGAGCTGAGCCAGCATCGTGCTCGTCCGATGCGCCACGCACACCTGTACGAAGAGTTGCAGCTCACCGGGCGTGCTCGAATCCACCAGCTGAATGGCGCCAGAGCGCCATGGGCGCCGGCTCGCATCGGTGCCAGGACACCCACCAGCGACATGCCGCCAACGCTGATTACCAGCATCGCCCCCGCCGACCAGTGGCGGGAGCGCCCAAGCTCGCTCAGCAGCAGTCCTCCCCCTTCCAGGCCTCGCGCCCCTCCTTCACCGCTAGGCCCGCGATGACGAGCGCGGCGACAGGATCAGCCCACCACCACCCCACCGTGGCGTTGAGCAGAAGTCCGATCAACAGGACAGCCGACAGGTACGTGCACAAGAAGGTCTCGGCGGCGTCGGCAACCAGTGTGCGCGACCCCAGCGCCGTGCCTGTGCGGCGCTTCATCACGGCCAGCGCGGGCATGACCACCAATGACACCGCGGCCAGAGCGATCCCTACCGTCGAGGTGGCGGCTTCACCGGCACCGAGCAGGTCCAACACGGACTGCACGCCGACGTAGGCCGCGAGCAGGAAGAAGCTGACCGCGATGAGCCTTAGCGCCGACCTCTCTCTCCGCTCATCGACACCGTGGCGCTGCTCTGCCCGGAACTGCCAGACGATCACCGACGCGCTGCCGACCTCCACCGCAGAGTCGAGACCAAAGCCCACCAGGGCGATCGAACCGGCCGCAGCACCCGCACCGACAGCGATCACGCACTCGACCACGTTCCACCCGATGGTGGCGTAGGCCAACCGAAGCCCTCGTCGACGAAGCGCTGCCTCACTGTCGGCGTGGGGTTCGGTCGCTGTCATGCGCAGAACTCGCTTTGCTCACCCACGCCGGTCAGCGTCATCAGCGTCGAGCAGGGCGGCGAGATCTGACGGGACGGGCATGGCCCGGAAGGCCGAGACACGGGCCCGGCCCGTGTTGCCGACCGGGATGCGCCCCGCCAGTGAGCCCGGACCTGCGAGAACGGTGCGGTAGAGCTGGCCCGCGACCTCTCGAAGGTCCCGGGTGCGACACGCCAGCACGAGCATGGCCACATGGCACCGCACGTGGGGCCCAGCCCACGGCTGCGACAAGATGTGGGCCCGTTCGAGCGCGGCCCACGCGGCGTCGTTGTCCCAGGCGGCTCCCGCTGCTGCGATCTCGGAATCGAAGGCCGCACGAGCTGCCGTCGGCATCGTGGCCCTCATCGAGCGACGTCCTGTTGGCAATCGGGGTCGTCCACGAGCAACACGAGCCCGGCCAAGTCGGCGAGGGCGTGGGCCAGCCGGGGATCGGCGAGCTCGTACCGGACACGACGACCCTCCTGCGTCCCCACGACGAGCCCGCAACCCCGCAGGCAGCTCAGGTGATTTGAGACGTTGGCCTTGGTGAGGCCGAGCTCGGCCACCATCTCTGCCGGGTAATGGTGCCCATCCAGGATGGCGACGAGCAGTCGCCGACGGGTGTCGTCAGCCAGGGCACGCCCAACTCTCGCCAGAGCATCCAGGTCGACAGAGACCGCAGGCACAGCGACAGATAGTACATCGTGCACTGTACTAGTTCAACACTCGGTGTCTTGCCGTGAGGACCTGTCCAGGCAGCAGTGCGTGTCTTCTACGGTGACATAGATCGACTCCGCCGACCACGAGGCAAGCGCCCATGCGAGGGCGCCGGCCTTCGCGTCAGTCGAGCGCCCCGTGCTCAACATGATCCGCCTGGCTTGGGCGGTCGCTCAGAGGGTCGTCAGCGATCTCGTCTGCACGTCACTCGCCTGTAGGGAAGCTACCCATGATCGCTTCGATACGGTCGAGGCTGCGGGGCAGTGACAAGGAGAAGGTGAGGTGTTCATGCTCGAAGCGTTGACGGACGAGGCTCGATCAACGGTGGTCGGCGCCCTGTAGGTGCCGAGAAGTCATCGGCGCTGCTGTGGGCGGTTCGCCCTGCTGCTTGACAGTGCCGCTCGCTGGCGCGGATGGCGGCTGGCCCGCCGGGTAGCACTCGTCTCGGCGTGTCACAGTTCCGTCGTCCGCAGGCGCGCCGAGCAGACCACTGCTTGGCTGCCGGCTCGGGGTCGAGCGGGTCTCGGGGCGCTTCGTTCAGCCTCAGGCAGCACCGCGAAGGCGTCCGCCCGCTGGCGTGGTTCAGGCGGCGGTGCGGTACTCGTTTATGAGCCCGGCGCAGGTGGTGCGCCGCTCGACGTTGCGCCCGAAGGGCGGCTCGATGACGGCGTCGACAGCGTCGTCTGGGGCGTGTTGGGCGAGGGATCCGTGAGGGCGGTGACCGTTGTAGTGGTCGATGTAGTCGGTGAGGAGCCGGCGGAGTTGGCGTTCGTTCCAGATGATCGTGCGGTCGAGGAGCTCGTGGCGGAGCGTGCGGACCCAGCGTTCGGCGTAGGCGTTGGCCATGGGGGCGCGGGGTGGGGTGGTGATCGGTTCGACCCTCGCGGCCTCGAACACGGCGTCGAAGGCGGGGGAGTACTGGCCGGCGCCGTCGTGGATTACGAACCGGAACCCGTCGGGGAGCTCGTAGAGGAGGTTGCGGGCGGCTTGGGTGGTTTAGGCCCCGGTGGGGTTGGTGGTGATCCCGGCCAGGTGCACCCGGCGGGTGCCGATCTCGATGAAGAACAGGACGTGGAGCCGTTGGAGGGTGGCGGTGTCGACGCAGCAGAAGTGGGTGGCGATCACCGCTCGGGCATGGGTGCGGATGAACTGCGCCCAGCTGGGCCCGGTCCGGTTGGGGGTGGGGTCGATGCCGGCGTCGCGGAGGATCTTCCACACGCTCGAGGCGGCCACCTTGTGGCCGAGACGGTGGAGTTCGCCGTGGATGCGCCGGTAGCCCCAGGTCGGGTTCTCACCGGCCATTCGGATGGCGAGCCGCCGGATCTCGGCGTGCACGGGCGGCCGCCCACGTGTCGGGGTGGGGGGCTGGGTCCAGCGGCGGGCGACGAGGCGGCGGTGCCACCCGATCACGGTGGCCGGTTGCACGATCAACAAGACCTCCTGCAGGCGCGTCCGGTCGATGGCGGTGGACAACACGGCGAGGATGGTGCGGTCGGTCTCGGTGAACCTCGGTCGGTCGACCTGGCGTTGCAGCACGAGGACCTGGTGGCGCAGGGCGAGGATCTCGGCGTCACGCTCATCGCCGGTAGCGAACAGCCAACCAAGGCGGGACACGACCAGCCTGGTCAGCGCAGGCACGAGGCACATGGCCGGCGACGGTACCTCTGAGTTGTCGTCGTGGGAGGGGCCTCCTCGACGGGCTGTTCTCGCTCTCAGGTGGCCACGCGGAAGGTGATCCCGAGATCTTGGGAGCATTGCCGAAGCAGGGGCGCATCGACGGTCACGACGATCGAGCTGTCGGTGACCACGGCGAGGGCGAGCGCCTCGGCGGTGAGCACGTTTGGTCGTCGGCGGGTGTCGAGGGCGGCCATCACCGGGATCAGTAGTCGAGGCCCGATGAGGCCGATCCAGTCTGGGAGCTGATCGATGCGGGCCAACGTGGCCTGCTCTTGTTCGGGATCGAGTCGACCGAGACGTCCGGAGAGCGAACCGGTGCCCGATCCATGATGCGCAGCGCTGGCGACCCGGTAGTACCAGGCGCCGGTCGTGTACACGGCGGAGTGCTGCATCTCACGTCGGAGCCAGTCGTCGTGGTTGTCGGCCAGGACGTCGATGAGGAGACGGTCGTCGATGACGAGCGCCATGGGCAGGCGCTACTGGGTAGCGAGATCGGGGTCGTGCGCGACGATCTCGGCGACGGCCCGGTCGTAGTCACCGCTCGTGCGCCACTCCGCGAGCGCCGCGCGGGCTTCAGGTGAAAGCGGCGAGCTCGGAGGGGCGGCGGGACTCGACCGCAACTCGCCGGCGTCCCCAGCGGCCCGCCTGGCGCGCGCGACCACTGCCGCCAGCTCTGCGCTGATCGTGAGACGGTTCGCCATCGCCCACAGGCTACCCGTGTGGCGCAACCGACCGAGCAGGGCAGTCACCCGAATCGCCCCGTTCCCGATTACGCCGAATCCGTTCCCACCCCACCTGCGGTCCCTTGCCCCGTGGGATTTCTACCGGCCCCACGCGGGCGCGGGCGGGGGTTGTGGAAAAGGTGGCAGAAAAGGTGGTGCGGCGGCGACCTCGGGCGCCGGCGGGGGCCCGGAGGACGTGGATCCGGGCTGTTGGCCAGCCTAGGAGGCGTCTCGCGGTCCGTTCGCCGGGTTCGGGGCGCGCTCGAGCCCTGGACCTGTGTCCGGGGTTGGTGGGCCTAGGCGGCGTGTTCGAGTGGGGGACCGGCTCGTCGGTGTTCGGCGAGGGTCAGTGAGTTCGTCATGAGGGCGAACCCGAGGAGGTTGAGTCATTGGCGGCGGTGGCCGACCGAGTGGGCTCGACGGAGGTGCAACGTGTCGTCGAGGGCCCGGTTAATGGACTCGGCGTCGTTGCGCTGATGGAACAGCGTCTCGAAGTCGGGGTCGGTGGGTGGGATGGGCCGGACGTTCTCGGCCCGGTTCAACCGCCGTGCCTTGTCTTCGTCGGTGCCGTGGAGGCGGACGGTGACCTGGCCGCCATCGGGGAGCCGGTAGTCGTTGTACCAGCGGTACAGGCCGCTCTTGCCGGCAGTCCGATGGGTCCTGATCCGAGCGAGGGGGGTGAACTGCAGCTCACCCTGGTCGTCAAGCTGGCCCACGCCCAGGGTGCCGCCTCGGGCATACAGGTTGACGGTCCGGCCGCCGACGGTCTTGGTTTCGACGAGCGTGGTCTTCTCCCGGCGCTGCTCGGCCTGTAGGTGCCGAGAAGTCATCGGCGTGACGGGTGGGGTCTTTCGGCCTGACCCCGGGAGCGCGCTCGCCGTATCCGACTGTCCCGCTGACCTGCGGAGTGCGGGGGTCTGTGCGCGCGGGTGGATCTACGTCTCTGGAGGCCTGCTGAGGATTCCTACTTGCTCGGCGCCGACACGGGGCTCGAGCTGGTCCGAGCGTTGCACCTGGTCCTTGGCCTCGCCGAGGGTGGGTCTTGCTGATGTCGTGGTTCAGGCGGCGACGCGGTACTCGTTGATGAGCCCGGCGCAGGTGCTGCGCCGCTCGACGTCGCGCCCGAAGGGCGCCGCGGTGACAACCTCGCCGGCGGCGTCGTGAGGAGCACGCTGATCGAGGGCGCGGTGGGGGCGGTGGCAGTTGTAGTGGTCGAGGTAGTCGGTGAGGAGCCGGCGGAGTTGTCGTTCGTTCCAGATGATGGTGCGGTCGAGGAGCTCGTGGCGGAGGGTGCGGACCCAGCGTTCGGCGTAGGCGTTGGCCATGGGGGCTCGGGGTGGGGTGGTGATGGGTTCGATCCCGGCGGCGTTGAACACGGCGTCGAAGGCGGGGGAGTACTGGCCGGCGCCGTCGTGGATCACGAACCGGTACGGCCGGTCGGTGCTCATCAGGAAGTTCCGGGCGGCTTGGGTGGGTCCACGCGCCGGTGGGGTTGGTGGTGATCCCTCCGAGGTGCACTCGGCGGGCGCCGATCTCGATGAAGAACAGGACGTGGAGGCGCCGGAGGGTGGCGGTGTCGACGCAGCAGCAGAAGTCGGTGGCGATCACCGCCCGCGCCTGGGATCGGATGAACTGCGCCCACGTCGGGCCGGTCCGGTTCGGGGTGGGGTTGAGGCCGGCGCCGCGGAGGACCTTCCACACGCTCGAGGGAGCGATCTTGTGGCCGAGGCGGGTCAGTTCGCCGTGGATGCGCCGGTAGCCCCAGGTCGGGTTCTCGCCGGCCAGGCGGATGGCGAGGCGGCGGATCTGGGCGTGCACAGGCGGCCGCCCTCTCCTCGGGCTCGGCGGTTGGGTCCAGCGGCGGGTGACGAGGCGGCGGTGCCAGCCGATGACGGTGGCCGGTTGCACGATCAGGAACACCTCGCGGAGCCGGGCCCGGTCGAACGCGGTGGACAACACGGCGAGGATGGTGCGGTCGGTCTCGGTGAAGGCCGGTCGGGCGACTTGGCGTTGCAGGACGAGGACCTGGTGGCGCAGGGCGAGGATCTCGGCGTCGCGATCGTCGCCGGCGGCGAACAGCCAACCGAGGCGGCACAGCACCAGACGGGTGATCGACGGGACGAGGTTCATGGCGGCAGCGACGGTAGTCACGCCCCACCCGTAGGGCCCCCAGTGCCAGTCCGGTGTCGGGGCGCTGGTCGGGAGCCCCGATGTCAGGTCGGCTTCGTCTCCAAGACGAGTCCCGGTGTGTCCTTGAAGACACCGTCGTTCGACACGAGTGGGATGCCGAGCCGGATGGCGGTGGCGGCGATCCATCGGTCGGCGTCGTGGTCACGCTGGCTGAGCGCGTGGCCGGCGCGCTGACAAGCGACGCGGAGCTCGGCGTAGGTTCGGATGAGATCGGGGCCCGCGTACACGATCTCGATGCGACTGAGCGCGGCCTCCATCCGTCGTAGGCGAGCAGAACCCCACCCTCGGAGGAGAGCGCCGTAGCGGACTTCGCCCACGGTCTGGAAACACACGAACTCGACCCACCCGACCAGGAGCGGCTCGTACCGGCGGGCAAGCGCCGAGTCAGGGATCAGCCGGGCGCTGTAGACGTCCGTGTCTACGACGACTGGACCCCGTTGATGCTCGGTGGCCACCGTCAGTTCAACACGGCGGCGAGGAAGGCGTCGGCCTCCTCGGCGGTGAGGTCGTCGATGACCTGCGTGCCGTACGGCGGATGCGGCTTGGCGCGCCGGAGCAGCTCCTCGACGGGAAGCTCGAGGCACTCGTCCTGCTCTCGTGCGCGGTCCGGAGTCGACATCTCGCTCGCCAGTGTAGGGGCGAGGTCCGTGTCGTGCCCGAGGGTCAGGTGCTCATCTCACCGGCGACCCGGATGCCTCCACGCCGAGCTCGCGGACACGTTCCCGAATTCGCCGAATCCGTTCCCGACCCGCCTGCGATCCCAACGCCCAAACGATTTCTACCGTCCCCACGCGGGCGGGGGTTGTCGAAAAGGTGGCAGAAAAGGTGGTGCGGCGGCGATTCCTGGGCTTGTCGGTACTGGAAGTCGGCCCATTGTCGCCGCTGTCACTCGAGAACGAGGATCTGTTCCCCGCCGACCTGACTCGGGGCGCGCACGAGCCCCGATCCAAGGTTGTTCGGATCGGGATACTACGCGGCGAGCAGCTGGGGCTTTCGGTGCTCCATCAGCGCGAGGGAGTTGACCATGAGGGCGAAGCCGAGCAGGTTGATCCATTGGCGGCGGTGGCCGACGGAGTGGGCCCGTCGTAGAAGGAGGGTGTCGTCGAGGCCGCGGTTGAGCACCAGGCGCGCGATCGACGGGATGAGGTTCATGGCGGCGGCGACGGTATCGGTCTCCGCGACCGGTTCGTCCAGCGGTGTTCGTCAGTCAGGTGGGCCGACGACTTCGGCGAGGAGCGCTCGGATCCTGGTCCGTCGTCGTGCGGCGGCGTCTGGTTGAAGGTCGCGGGTCAGCGCGGGGAGCGCGGTTCCGCCCGGTCCGAGCTGTCGCCACAGGAGCGCCCGGAGTCGATTGAGTGCCGGGTCGGTGTCGAAGGCGTCCGGG of Acidimicrobiales bacterium contains these proteins:
- a CDS encoding cation transporter, translated to MAYATIGWNVVECVIAVGAGAAAGSIALVGFGLDSAVEVGSASVIVWQFRAEQRHGVDERRERSALRLIAVSFFLLAAYVGVQSVLDLLGAGEAATSTVGIALAAVSLVVMPALAVMKRRTGTALGSRTLVADAAETFLCTYLSAVLLIGLLLNATVGWWWADPVAALVIAGLAVKEGREAWKGEDCC
- a CDS encoding DUF3703 domain-containing protein; the encoded protein is MRATMPTAARAAFDSEIAAAGAAWDNDAAWAALERAHILSQPWAGPHVRCHVAMLVLACRTRDLREVAGQLYRTVLAGPGSLAGRIPVGNTGRARVSAFRAMPVPSDLAALLDADDADRRG
- a CDS encoding winged helix-turn-helix transcriptional regulator encodes the protein MPAVSVDLDALARVGRALADDTRRRLLVAILDGHHYPAEMVAELGLTKANVSNHLSCLRGCGLVVGTQEGRRVRYELADPRLAHALADLAGLVLLVDDPDCQQDVAR
- a CDS encoding PIN domain-containing protein; translation: MATEHQRGPVVVDTDVYSARLIPDSALARRYEPLLVGWVEFVCFQTVGEVRYGALLRGWGSARLRRMEAALSRIEIVYAGPDLIRTYAELRVACQRAGHALSQRDHDADRWIAATAIRLGIPLVSNDGVFKDTPGLVLETKPT